A window from Neoarius graeffei isolate fNeoGra1 chromosome 14, fNeoGra1.pri, whole genome shotgun sequence encodes these proteins:
- the LOC132897725 gene encoding interferon-induced protein with tetratricopeptide repeats 5-like: protein MSSTQDTIFKTRLLQLECHFTWALNKNDVDLTDLLNRIEEQITLDLGGGTGVARAHSYKGFVKFLLGSNTEALSNFERSVELTKSHGNDCDKLLVVAYGDLAWLYYHMGNFTECESYLNKLSEIKVKYPSVPYAEVLGEKGWTFLKFSRKYYERAKECFKKALELEPEEGEWNSGLATVLYRLKYILQESAASNETSTENSIDQLRRAIAMKPDDDVLKVLLALSLIAHKKYNEAESLVEQALESSPEHPHVLRYVAKFLRIQGSVDRSIALLKTALEKVTNAAFIHYQLGLCYKQKIQNLRFAGSHHRTGAEIKQAQEQCIYHLEMATKLNSGFIAAMSDLALQYGEKQDMQRAEEMFQKTFQTAKERNETCWYVHFCYAEFQQYSMKCEPAAIKHYIECLKINPNRSHGKKSAERLENIAKRRIENNPEDGEAFGILGIIHKEQGEKQQAIECFEKALSCEENEDYLSHLCELQISLQ from the exons ATGAG TTCAACACAAGACACAATTTTCAAAACCAGACTTCTTCAGCTGGAATGCCATTTTACCTGGGCTCTGAACAAAAATGATGTAGATCTCACTGACCTTCTGAACAGGATAGAAGAACAGATTACCCTGGATCTTGGAGGGGGGACAGGAGTTGCACGTGCACACAGCTATAAGGGATTTGTGAAATTTCTTCTTGGATCCAATACTGAGGCTCTCAGCAACTTTGAGAGATCTGTAGAGCTCACTAAGTCTCATGGAAATGACTGTGACAAGTTGCTTGTTGTTGCTTATGGCGATCTTGCATGGTTATACTATCACATGGGTAATTTCACAGAGTGTGAAAGCTACTTGAATAAGCTTAGCGAGATTAAAGTGAAATATCCATCTGTCCCATATGCTGAGGTGCTTGGAGAAAAAGGATGGACATTCCTTAAGTTTTCTCGCAAATATTATGAAAGGGCTAAAGAGTGCTTCAAGAAGGCCCTGGAGCTGGAACCAGAGGAGGGTGAATGGAATAGCGGCCTTGCTACTGTTCTGTATCGGCTGAAGTATATACTCCAAGAGTCAGCGGCGTCAAATGAAACTTCAACTGAAAATTCAATTGATCAGCTTAGACGGGCCATAGCTATGAAACCAGATGATGATGTTCTTAAGGTTCTGCTTGCTCTTAGCTTGATTGCTCACAAGAAGTACAATGAGGCAGAGAGCCTAGTGGAGCAAGCCTTAGAGAGCTCTCCAGAACATCCACATGTGCTTCGATATGTTGCAAAGTTTTTGCGGATTCAAGGGTCTGTGGACAGGTCTATTGCCCTCCTAAAGACAGCATTAGAGAAAGTGACCAATGCAGCCTTTATACACTATCAGCTGGGGCTTTGCTATAAGCAAAAGATCCAGAATCTGAGGTTTGCAGGAAGCCACCACAGAACAGGTGCTGAAATTAAGCAAGCTCAAGAGCAGTGCATCTACCACTTGGAGATGGCAACCAAACTGAACTCCGGCTTCATTGCTGCTATGAGTGATCTGGCCCTCCAGTATGGGGAGAAGCAGGATATGCAGAGAGCAGAAGAAATGTTCCAGAAAACATTTCAGACAGCGAAAGAAAGAAACGAGACCTGCTGGTATGTTCATTTCTGTTATGCAGAATTCCAGCAGTACAGTATGAAATGTGAGCCTGCTGCCATCAAACACTACATTGAATGTCTGAAGATAAATCCAAATAGATCTCATGGGAAGAAAAGTGCTGAACGTCTGGAAAATATTGCAAAGAGAAGAATTGAGAACAACCCAGAGGATGGAGAGGCCTTTGGAATACTTGGAATCATTCATAAGGAACAAGGAGAAAAGCAACAAGCCATAGAGTGCTTTGAGAAAGCGCTGAGCTGTGAAGAGAATGAGGATTATCTCAGTCATCTTTGTGAACTTCAGATTTCATTACAATAA